Proteins encoded in a region of the Xylocopa sonorina isolate GNS202 chromosome 11, iyXylSono1_principal, whole genome shotgun sequence genome:
- the Wrm1 gene encoding wurmchen 1 transmembrane protein, whose protein sequence is MSILDEREDYLKNPFFVKHEYSDFTPFYITVGICSMILTLLCILNIGFCLCSSYRNYWCSPHTGNRWIQPLWTVLPHKTPPLDLSELESGLVLQPQDKREVLQYHNPKSYTTAPQTQEYMEMQKRESEI, encoded by the exons ATGTCCATTTTAGACGAGCGAGAGGATTACCTGAAGAATCCCTTTTTCGTGAAGCACGAATATAGTGATTTCACACCGTTTTACATCACCGTTGGTATCTGTTCTATGATACTCACACTCCTGTGCATTTTAAACATTGGATTTTGTTTGTGTTCCAGTTATCGAAATTATTGGTGCAGTCCTCATACTG GAAACAGGTGGATACAACCATTGTGGACAGTATTGCCACATAAAACGCCACCCTTAGACTTGAGCGAATTGGAATCAGGGCTTGTGCTTCAGCCCCAAGATAAACGAGAAGTTTTACAGTATCATAATCCCAAATCCTACACAACTGCGCCACAAACACAAGAATACATGGAAATGCAAAAACGTGAGAGCGAAATTTAG
- the LOC143429063 gene encoding uncharacterized protein LOC143429063, translating into MKLWWSLALIGVALLMIVITTRAESDLWEDDDKEELLVRTIRGTKERASGSTSSCRYVKGQWSECDSKTNTRSRTLNLKKGDKSCEQTKTIQKKCKKACRYEKGTWSECVNQLMTRADNLKANSDASCDKTRQLTKRCKPETNTKKSPKGERATKKSGKQ; encoded by the exons ATGAAGCTGTGGTGGAGTTTGGCGCTGATCGGTGTCGCCCTGTTGATGATCGTCATCACGACGAGGGCGGAATCTGATCTCTGGGAGGACGACGATAAAGAGGAGCTTCTTGTTCGAACCATTCGTGGTACTAAAGAACGAG CATCCGGCAGCACTTCGTCGTGCAGATACGTGAAGGGTCAATGGTCGGAATGTGATTCAAAAACCAACACGCGGTCCCGCACGCTAAATCTTAAAAAGGGCGACAAGTCCTGTGAGCAGACCAAGACCATCCAGAAGAAATGCAAAAAAG CTTGCCGGTACGAGAAGGGTACGTGGAGCGAATGCGTGAATCAGCTGATGACCAGAGCGGACAATTTGAAGGCGAACAGCGATGCCTCCTGCGACAAAACGCGCCAACTAACCAAGAGGTGTAAACCGGAGACCAATACTAAGAAGTCCCCCAAAG GGGAACGAGCGACCAAGAAGTCGGGAAAACAGTAA
- the Wrm2 gene encoding wurmchen 2 transmembrane micropeptide: MGLHIFWPATTCLTLFVVCVIIVLLKYGSRICKVRHTTLPTDQEWEEKAYSRNLSVSMA, encoded by the coding sequence ATGGGACTACATATATTTTGGCCAGCGACTACCTGTTTAACGCTGTTTGTCGTTTGTGTAATAATAGTCTTATTGAAATATGGTTCGCGTATTTGCAAAGTGCGGCACACAACGCTACCGACTGACCAGGAATGGGAAGAAAAAGCCTATTCACGAAATCTTTCAGTCTCCATGGCGTGA